tcaccccctgggaggtgaggggagcagtgagcagcagcggtgctgcgcctgggaatcatttgtggtgatttaacccccaattcgaagccttgatgctgagtgccaagcagggaggtaatggctcccatttttatagtctttggtatgactcggccggggtttgaactcacaacctaccaatcgcagggcggacactctaaccactagaccactgagtaggtggcatGATAAATATGTGCAGAATATatcatcatcatgtatgtgttttgattgattgattgattgatacttttattagtagattgcacagtacagtacatattccatacaattgaccactaaatggtaacaccccaataagtttttcaacttgtttaagtcggggtccaccttcatcaattcatggtaatgatgtAATTCATGATGTACCTCTCACTCAATATatcatcatcatgtatgtgtTGATGTACCTCTCACTCAATATATCATCATGTATGTGTTGATGTACCTCTCACTCAATATATCATCATGTATGTGTTGATGTACCTCTCACTCAATATATCATCATGTATGTGTTGATGTACCTCTCATTCAATATATCATCATTTATGTGTTGATGTACCTCTCACTCAATATATCATCATGTATGTGTTGATGTACCTCTCATTCAACATATCATCATGTATGTGTTGATGTACCTCTCACTCAATATTTCATCATGTATGTGTTGATGTACCTCTCACTCAATATATCATCATGTATGTGTTGATGTACCTCTCACTCAATATATCATCATGTATGTGTTGATGTACCTCTCACTCAATATATCATCATTTATGTGTTGATGTACCTCTCACTCAATATATCATCATGTATGTGTTGATGTACCTCTCATTCAATATATCATCATGTATGTGTTGATGTACCTCTCACTCAATATATCATCATCATTTATGTGTTGATGTACCTCTCACTCAATATATCATCATGTATGTGTTGATGTACCTCTCACTCAATATATCATCATGTATGTGTTGATGTACCTTTCACTCAATATATCGTCATCATGTATGTGTTGATGTACCTCTCACTCAATATATCATCATGTATGTGTTGATGTACCTCTCACTCAATATATCATCATCATTTATGTGTTGATGTACCTCCCACTCAATATATCATCATGTATGTGTTGATGTACCTCTCACTCAACATATCATCATGTATGTGTTGATGTACCTCTCACTCAATATATCATCATGTATGTGTTGATGTACCTCCCACTCAATATATCATCATGTATGTGTTGATGTACCTCTCATTCAACATATCATCATGTATGTGTTGATGTACCTCTCACTCAATATATCATCATGTATGTGTTGATGTACCTCTCACTCAATATATCATCATGTATGTGTTGATGTACCTCTCATTCAATATATCATCATGTATGTGTTGATGTACCTCTCACTCAATATATCATCATGTATGTGTTGATGTACCTCTCACTCAATATATCATCATGTATGTGTTGATGTACCTCTCATTCAACATATCATCATGTATGTGTTGATGTACCTCTCACTCAATATATCATCATGTATGTGTTGATGTACCTCTCACTCAATATATCATCATGTATGTGTTGATGTACCCCCCACTCAATATATCATCATGTATGTGTTGATGTACCTCTCATTCAATATATCATCATGTATGTGTTGATGTACCTCTCACTCAATATGTCATCATGTATGTGTTGATGTACCTCTCACTCAATATATCATCATGTATGTGTTGATGTACCTCTCATTCAACATATCATCATGTATGTGTTGATGTACCTCTCACTCAATATatcatcatcatgtatgtgtTGATGTACCTCTCACTCAATATATCATCATGTATGTGTTGATGTACCTCTCACTCAATATATCATCATGTATGTGTTGATGTACCTCTCACTCAATATATCATCATGTATGTGTTGATGTACCTCTCATTCAACATATCATCATGTATGTGTTGATGTACCTCTCACTCAATATATCATCATGTATGTGTTGATGTACCTCCCACTCAATATATCATCATGTATGTGTTGATGTACCTCTCACTCAATATatcatcatcatgtatgtgtTGATGTACCTCTCACTCAATATATCATCATGTATGTGTTGATGTACCTCTCACTCAATATATCATCATCATTTATGTGTTGATGTACCTCTCACTCAATATATCATCATGTATGTGTTGATGTACCTCTCACTCAATATATCATCATTTATGTGTTGATGTACCTCTCACTCAATATATCATCATGGATGTGTTGATGTACCTCTCATTCAACATATCATCATGTATGTGTTGATGTACCTCTCACTCAATATATCATCATGTATGTGTTGATGTACCTCTCACTCAATATATCATCATGTATGTGTTGATGTACCTCTCACTCAATATATCATCATGTATGTGTTGATGTACCTCTCACTCAATATATCATCATGTATGTGTTGATGTACCTCTCATTCAACATATCATCATGTATGTGTTGATGTACCTCTCACTCAATATATCATCATGTATGTGTTGATGTACCTCCCACTCAATATATCATCATGTATGTGTTGATGTACCTCTCATTCAATATATCATCATGTATGTGTTGATGTACCTCTCACTCAATATATCATCATGTATGTGTTGATGTACCTCTCACTCAATATATCATCATGTATGTGTTGATGTACCTCTCATTCAACATATCATCATGTATGTGTTGATGTACCTCTCACTCAATATATCATCATGTATGTGTTGATGTACCTCCGACTCAATATATCATCATGTATGTGTTGATGTACCTCTCACTCAATATATCATCATGTATGTGTTGATGTACCTCTCACTCAATATATCATCATGTATGTGTTGATGTACCCCGCTCTTCCACTGACATTTCATGTTCACATGTTGCAACTCACAATACTTCAGAAGCAAAACAAATACAGACTGTTATTAGTATTGTActaacttctttatttttcatttttacaaTGTTTACTTTTCATGTCCCATGCAAGATTTGCACGTATacttaccttacacacacacacacacacacacacacacacacacacacacacacacacacacacacacacacacacacacacacacacacacacgactcgAGCACATTTCCTTAGAAGGTTGCATATTCAAGAAATAAAAGAATCAGTAGCCCTATTTTTTtgaaatgtacaatgtacactaAATGTATGCTGAAAAGAGATATAAAcgccacacagtcacggggggaacatgtaCATCAGTTATTGTTGTACTGACTAGTGCATTATGTTCATTTATTGGCTGTTAATGGGAGCTGAAAATCCCGTCAATATTAAGATTCTCTCCAAATGAAGTTTATACATTGTAAAAAAGTTAATACATTAAATACAAGTCGCTAGATTGTCAGATTAGTCCAAAAAAAGGACATCTATGATACCAAAGAAAGCAAAACAATTGCAATCAAAGTCATcttttatttgttgtggtcgTGTTTTTCTTTGATTTGGTCTGAATGGACAACGAGTACAACATTCCCACATTTGAAACTGCACTTGATTTATTTTTGGGCAGGAAAGCGATGCTGGATGCTTCTCTGGATAATCCCAGCAGATGTGGACTCGCCTTTTCTAATCCCCCCCCCCGCTCTGATCCCTACCATCTGCTGGGACCACACCCACATCTGTTTTTGTCCCGCCTCCATCATGCTTAGCAatagatttaaatgggtgtaatcttgattttttaattatattttcatGGTGCATAGCATCTTTTATAATATCCACTGAGGTTgtttgtgaccatgtgtgttgctatttgtcttcttttttgtgcattatgactagggaaggtcgtTTGTATTATATAATATCAATAAAAGCTGTGCACGCAGCAGGTAATAAAAGGTCATTGATTTGATGTAATCACTTTGCCCGCAAGCATTGTAGAGGTGGTTCTCTAGTGTTTCCACGGATACCAGGTGAGAGGAGTCAGGTGTGCTGTTGGACAGAGTTTTAATCAGCACACGATGAAATGCACCATCTTCTCAGACGTCTCTTTCCAGTTCCTCCCACACTTCTCTCCTCGTTGGCCACTCACTGTCAAAGACAACAGCTGATTAGATGAACACCTACCACCTGtggaatctaatcacctgccagctgtgtctctctGTCCCACACATGCCCCGCCCCCTAGTCAATGATGCTCCGCCCTCAACACCATCGACTGAGACTGTCACCTTTTGTTCCTGCAGCACGCCGACCACACCTTCACTCCACAGTCATGTTCACATTTTAAAATGAATCCACCTTTTCCTGCGGGCCAAATTCATCACTCAGTTAATTTAGTAGTTTGAACACCTCTGCTTTGGATATttggactttgattgattgattgattcttttattagtagattgcacggttcagtacatagtttgtacatttgaccactaaatgctaactctagaaataaaaaaatgtgtgtagtTGTGGAGATTGTGATTCCCTCACTAATTATGTGCGGTGTGGAAGTCAAATGTCAACACTGAGCTTTGGAATCAGGGAGCAAGAAAATGTCTCCGATCTCTCCCCAGCTTGTACGTAGGTCACATGATGCACATTTTATTTATAGCATGTCACTAAAAATAAGGTGCTCTCTCTTTTTGACTTACACATCACCACTTGCCATTTTTGATGATCCCTCTCTTCACAGCCGCCGCTTTGTAAATCACACCTTTTTATTCCCCAGCCCAGAAGACGGATGTGTCATGAGGACACTTCGAGGCTGCATGGAGCAAAGTTGACAACTTCTTGGCAAGAACGTCTTTCAAGGTAGGAAAGAAAAGAGCAGCCGACTGATACATTTTAACTCAAGTACACTGGAAGATTTTACTGCCCGTTTCTTGCCTCCATTCTTATCCACTGCGACCTCAAAGTTCAGATGTTCTCCAGCCTTCTTCTGCTGTCCATCACAGCAAGCACACTATTGCTCTTGAAGGGAACGAGCGGCACAAAATGTCACACACCATATTAGACCACGTTCTCGCCGCCCTTGAAGTATGCACTTGGACTTCCTGCTCTAGTTCAAACTTAAAGATGACAACCTACCTTTGCTGCGGTTTGCttaacacacttagcacactggtcagactaaacacacttagcacactggtgagactaaacacacttagcacactagtcagactaaacacacttagcacactagtcagactaaacacacttagcacactagtcagactaaacacacttagcacactggtcagactaaacacacttagcacactagtgagactaaacacacttagcacactggtgagacacttagcacactggtcagactaaacacacttagcacactagtcagactaaacacacttagcacactagtcagactaaacacacttagcacactagtcagactaaacacacttagcacactagtcagactaaacacacttagcacactagtcagactaaacacacttagcacactggtcagactaaacacacttagcacactggtgagacacttagcacactggtgagacacttagcacactggtcagactaaacacacttagcacactagtcagactaaacacacttagcacactagtcagactaaacacacttagcacactagtcagactaaacacacttagcacactagtcagactaaacacacttagcacactggtcagactaaacacacttagcacactagTGAGAccaaacacacttagcacactggtgagacacttagcacactggtcagactaaacacacttagcacactggtcagaccaaacacacttagcacactggtgagactaaacacacttagcacactggtgagacacttagcacactggtcagactaaacacacttagcacactggtcagactaaacacacttagcacactagtcagactaaacacacttagcacactggtgagactaaacacacttagcacactggtgagactaaacacacttagcacactggtcagactaaacacacttagcacactggtgagactaaacacacttagcacactagtcagactaaacacacttagcacactggtcagactaaacacacttagcacactggtgagactaaacacacttagcacactggtcagactaaacacacttagcacactggtcagactaaacacacttagcacactggtcagactaaacacacttagcacactggtcagactaaacacacttagcacactggtcagactaaacacacttagcacactggtcagactaaacacacttagcacactgttcagactaaacacacttagcacactagtcagactaaacacacttagcacactggtcagactaaacacacttagcacactagtcagactaaacacacttagcacactggtcagactaaacacacttagcacactggtgagactaaacacacttagcacactggtcagactaaacacacttagcacactggtgagactaaacacacttagcacactggtgagactaaacacacttagcacactggtcagactaaacacacttagcacactggtcagactaaacacacttagcacactggtcagactaaacacacttagcacactggtcagactaaacacacttagcacactggtcagactaaacacacttagcacactggtcagactaaacacacttagcacactggtgagactaaacacacttagcacactggtcagactaaacacacttagcacactggtcagactaaacacacttagcacactggtcagactaaacacacttagcacactggtcagactaaacacacttagcacactggtcggactaaacacacttagcacactggtgagactaaacacacttagcacactggtgagactaaacacacttagcacactggtgagactaaacacacttagcacactggtcagactaaacacacttagcacactggtcagactaaacacacttagcacactggtcagactaaacacacttagcacactggtgagactaaacacacttagcacactggtcagactaaacacacttagcacactggtgagactaaacacacttagcacactggtgagactaaacacacttagcacactggtgagactaaacacacttagcacactggtcagactaaacacacttagcacactagtcagactaaacacacttagcacactggtcagactaaacacacttagcacactggtcagactaaacacacttagcacactggtcagactaaacacacttagcacactggtcagactaaacacacttagcacactggtcagactaaacacacttagcacactggtcagactaaacacacttagcacactggtgagactaaacacacttagcacactggtgagactaaacacacttagcacactggtcagactaaacacacttagcacactggtgagacacttagcacactggtcagactaaacacacttagcacactggtggggctaaacacacttagcacactggtcagactaaacacacttagcacactggtcagactaaacacacttagcacactggtcagactaaacacacttagcacactggtcagactaaacacacttagcacactggtcagactaaacacacttagcacactggtcagactaaacacacttagcacactggtgagactaaacacacttagcacactagtcagactaaacacacttagcacactggtcagactaaacacacttagcacactggtcagactaaacacacttagcacactagtcagactaaacacacttagcacactggtcagactaaacacacttagcacactggtcagactaaacacacttagcacactggtgagactaaacacacttagcacactggtgagactacacacacttagcacactggtgagactaaacacacttagcacactggtgagactaaacacacttagcacactggtgagactaaacacacttagcaccgtggtcagactaaacacacttagcacactggtcagactaaacacacttagcacactggtcagactaaacacacttagcacactggtgagactaaacacacttagcaccctggtcagactaaacacacttagcacactggtcagactaaacacacttagcacactggtcagactaaacacacttagcacactggtcagactaaacacacttagcacactggtcagactaaacacacttagcacactggtgagactaaacacacttagcacactggtgagactaaacacacttagcacactagTCAGACTAatcacacttagcacactggtcagactaaacacacttaacACACGGgtgagactaaacacacttagcacactagtcagactaaacacacttagcacactggtgagactaaacacacttagcacactggtcagactaaacacacttagcacactggtgagactaaacacacttagcacactggtgagactaaacacacttagcacactggtgagactaatcacacttagcacactggtgagactaatcacacttagcacactggtgagactaaacacacttagcacactggtcagactaaacacacttagcacactggtgagacacttagcacactggtcagactaaacacacttagcacactggtgagactaaacacacttagcacactggtcagactaaacacacttagcacactggtcagactaaacacacttagcacactggtcagactaaacacacttagcacactggtcagactaaacacacttagcacactggtgagactaaacacacttagcacactggtgagactaaacacacttagcacactggtcagactaaacacacttagcacactagtcagactaaacacacttagcacactagtcagactaaacacacttagcacactggtgagactaaacacacttagcacactagtcagactaaacacacttagcacactggtgagactaaacacacttagcacactagtcagactaaacacacttagcacactggtcagactaaacacacttagcacactggtgagactaaacacacttagcacactggtcagactaaacacacttagcacactggtgagactaaacacacttagcacactggtcagactaaacacacttagcacactggtcagactaaacacacttagcacactggtcagactaaacacacttagcacactggtgagactaaacacacttagcacactggtcagactaaacacacttagcacactggtgagacacttagcacactggtcagactaaacacacttagcacactggtgggactaaacacacttagcacactggtcagactaaacacacttagcacactggtcagactaaacacacttagcacactggtcagactaaacacacttagcacactggtgagactaaacacacttagcacactggtgagactaaacacacttagcacactggtgagactaaacacacttagcacactggtcagactaaacacacttcgcacactggtgagactaaacacacttagcacactggtgagactaaacacacttagcacactggtgagactaaacacacttagcacactggtgagactaaacacacttagcacactggtgagacaaaacacacttagcacactggtgagactaaacacacttagcacactggtcagactaaacacacttagcacactagtgagactaaacacacttagcacactggtgagactaaacacacttagcacactagtcagactaaacacacttagcacactggtgagactaaacacacttagcacactggtgagactaaacacacttagcacactggtgagactaaacacagttagcacactggtcagactaaacacacttagcacactggtcagactaaacacacttagcacactggtcagactaaacacacttagcacactggtgagactaaacacacttagcacactggtgagactaaacacacttagcacactggtgagactaaacacacttagcacactggtcagactaaacacacttagcacactggtgagactaaacacacttagcacactggtcagactaaacacacttagcacactggtcagactaaacacacttagcacactggtcagactaaacacacttatgACAGGAACAAAAGAGGGGAACatgaaagaacacaaaggacattgtGGGATCTGAGCTCAGGATGTCattggggcttgtgcagccctttgagacactcgtgatttagggccatataaataaactttgattgactttGATTGACTGATAGCAGACATTAAAAAAAGCAAAGAGCTCTATATACagctacaaaaaaacaacacaagtaCGACGACAAAAAATgagcaataaaagttaaaatattGCAGAGATTTGATTGCTTAGACAAAATAAACAGACAATTACAACACCCACCTACACCATACACACCCACCTCTGGTCTGCTGGGGTTTGGGGGCCAAAGGCAGGAACAGACCCCACAAAGCCACCAAGAGAGTTGACTCCGTCCcaggctgcccactagctctcgACCAAAGTCCGGTCTGTGCGGACGACGAAGGGGGCCATGTGAACCTCCTTCCTCCTCTGAAGTCCAAAAGAGCAACAGGGAAGCCAAAGTACTGTGAACACACCACACCTGCAGGATTTACAAGAGAAACTCTTCATGGTTTGGAGGGTAATGGACTCGGGCAGCTGGGGTGTGTTGGTGCTCACAGATGCACACCCTCACCTCTCTCTGGTCTGCTGGTCAGGTTATTTCCTGGCAGACTTAGCTTGTCTCTCAGCCGTACCCACGCCAGAGAGATTGGGAGCGTCCTTGTGGTATTGAGGTCAAATCTGGAGAGGATTTTCTCTCCTGGTGGACTCATGCGTGATGTAAATAGACGAGAGAGGATGCTAGCATGAGATCTGAGCTGCAGAAGCATCGCACCAGCTGGGATTAATAGCATGTTTGCATGCTCATCTAATGCTAGCAAAGCCGCTGGCAGCTTGTGAGTTACAAcaattacatgttttattttaaagaCCAAGTCCATTTTACAGGGAGTTTGGCCATTCCGCATTGCTGAGATTGAGATTGCATACTAGTCGACTCTCCACTTTTCTCTGGAGAACTCAAATATGTGTCTCTTCCATCCTGGCGACACACTAGTTCAACCCTTTACCGTATttaaattttccatccatccatccatccattttctaccgcttgtccctggagCCTAATTTTCCCCCCCCAAATATAAACACTATCCAGTGCTCAGCAAAATTCAGGAAGcattcccagcaggcacaagacattgaaacaacgttgagaacttgttgaattaggctCTGAAGTTGAGCAACTTAAACATAACATGCGGACCACACCCCCCTCCCCTCCAATTtcaacccggacaacaatattgttggcgtgccttcaaggcactgcttttggcgtcctctacaacctgtcgtcacgtccactttttctccatacaaataGCGTACAGGTCAAGTCACATAACATATGCAGCTTATACACACACTCaaatgaatgcaagtcatacttggtcaacagccatacaggtcacgctgagggtggccttataaacaactttaacactgttacaaatatgcgccacactgtgaacccacaccaaacaagaatgaaacgcatttcaggagaacatctgcaccgtaacacaacataaacgcaacagaacaaatacccagaaccccttgcagcactaattcttccgggacgctacaatatacaccgcccgctcccaccaaaccctgcccttcccaaccccgcccacctcattattttattttcacatttattagcctgtggaaaaagttaatgtcgatatttacttcagaaggctgcaagtagaaaagaggcattgatttttatttttttttattgtatttaatataccattgatattttttcgttgttttgttttttttttaaagtagatttTACACTATTaatttatataagcgttgcttgttccatattcagtgttaaagcaaatcagtgtagcaaactgagcaataattaacattttattcatgcacttcaaggcttgaatgttttattcattcattattttattttcaaatttattattagcctgtggaaaaagtttgttaTGATATTTACTTCATGAGGCTGCAAATAGGAGAGGTATTCAATTT
Above is a genomic segment from Nerophis ophidion isolate RoL-2023_Sa linkage group LG02, RoL_Noph_v1.0, whole genome shotgun sequence containing:
- the LOC133535277 gene encoding uncharacterized protein LOC133535277 isoform X1, with amino-acid sequence MRNGQTPCKMDLVFKIKHVIVVTHKLPAALLALDEHANMLLIPAGAMLLQLRSHASILSRLFTSRMSPPGEKILSRFDLNTTRTLPISLAWVRLRDKLSLPGNNLTSRPERGVVCSQYFGFPVALLDFRGGRRFTWPPSSSAQTGLWSRASGQPGTESTLLVALWGLFLPLAPKPQQTRGKGGFILKCEHDCGVKVWSACCRNKSEWPTRREVWEELERDV
- the LOC133535277 gene encoding uncharacterized protein LOC133535277 isoform X2, with the protein product MRNGQTPCKMDLVFKIKHVIVVTHKLPAALLALDEHANMLLIPAGAMLLQLRSHASILSRLFTSRMSPPGEKILSRFDLNTTRTLPISLAWVRLRDKLSLPGNNLTSRPERGVVCSQYFGFPVALLDFRGGRRFTWPPSSSAQTGLWSRASGQPGTESTLLVALWGLFLPLAPKPQQTRVSGQRGEKCGRNWKETSEKMVHFIVC